The proteins below are encoded in one region of Lactuca sativa cultivar Salinas chromosome 3, Lsat_Salinas_v11, whole genome shotgun sequence:
- the LOC111884145 gene encoding secreted RxLR effector protein 161-like, whose protein sequence is MTTVRIMIAVAYVRHWKIFQMDLKNAFLNGDDHDGIESLKHDIAHRFAIKDLGLLRYFLGIESPTDGVPLSDPNLYRTVVGSLVYLTVTRPDIAHAVHVVSQFVTSPTSVHWGAVLRIMRYLHGPQFQTLLFPATYSLKLRAYSDADWNGDRHDRKSTTGFCVFLGESLISWKSNKTGRCL, encoded by the exons ATGACGACAGTCCGTATTATGATTGCAGTTGCATACGTTCGACATTGGAAGATTTTTCAAATGGATCTCAAGAATGCTTTTTTGAATG GTGATGACCATGATGGTATTGAGTCTTTGAAGCATGATATAGCTCATCGATTTGCTATAAAGGATTTGGGCTTGCTGCGTTATTTCTTGGGTATTGAG TCTCCTACTGATGGTGTTCCTTTGTCCGATCCGAACCTTTATCGCACTGTTGTGGGAAGTTTGGTTTATCTCACAGTTACTCGTCCAGATATTGCCCATGCTGTTCACGTTGTCAGTCAGTTTGTTACTTCCCCTACCTCTGTTCATTGGGGTGCCGTTCTCCGTATTATGAGATATCTTCATGGCCCTCAGTTTCAGACGCTCTTGTTTCCAGCGACGTATTCTCTTAAGTTACGTGCATATAGTGATGCTGATTGGAATGGTGATCGCCATGATCGTAAGTCCACCACTGGATTTTGTGTATTTCTTGGAGAGTCTCTCATTTCGTGGAAGAGCAACAAAACAGGACGTTGTCTCTAG